A region from the Maribacter aquivivus genome encodes:
- a CDS encoding Nramp family divalent metal transporter has product MSNSGKLSIWKKILALVLAFGPGIFAIGYTIGTGSVTSMIVAGSTYGMQLLWVLLLSCIFSGLLMYAYGNFALVTGETALYAFKKHLKWGKLIAILIILGISFGQWNSLMGILGISANVIYEIFLIYFPNLVDFKYESVLIIAITVIVIFYGLLMVGKYAFFEKILVIFVTIMGLSFIISLFMVYPLPVEVVKGLIPTIPKVEGGQMMVAAFVGTTMAAATFLSRPLFVKGKGWTIKNRSQQKKDAIIAASLVFFISASVMAVACGALFHQGKPVTQVLDMVNTLEPVAGKFALTLFFFGTLSAGLSSIFPCLLIAPILLADYQSGELDTSSKQFRIITAIASLFALIVPVYGANPIQMQILSQVFNVFVLPLVILGIILLINNKNLMTKYKAGVWLNLGLFAALFFSCVISYNGVVALLDYF; this is encoded by the coding sequence ATGAGTAATTCAGGCAAACTATCAATTTGGAAAAAAATATTGGCTTTAGTTTTGGCATTTGGTCCTGGAATATTCGCTATTGGCTATACTATTGGCACCGGTAGTGTTACGTCAATGATTGTGGCAGGTAGCACATATGGTATGCAACTATTATGGGTGCTGCTTTTAAGTTGTATTTTTTCAGGTTTGTTAATGTATGCTTACGGTAATTTCGCTTTAGTCACGGGTGAAACTGCACTTTACGCTTTTAAAAAACATTTGAAGTGGGGTAAGTTAATTGCTATTCTTATAATTCTTGGAATTTCTTTTGGTCAGTGGAATTCATTAATGGGAATTCTTGGTATTTCGGCTAATGTCATCTATGAGATATTTTTAATTTACTTCCCAAATTTGGTAGATTTCAAATATGAGTCTGTTTTAATAATAGCAATAACTGTTATTGTTATATTTTATGGATTGTTAATGGTGGGTAAGTATGCTTTTTTTGAAAAAATATTGGTCATTTTTGTAACTATCATGGGGCTTTCATTCATAATTTCTTTGTTTATGGTGTACCCATTACCTGTTGAGGTTGTAAAAGGTTTGATACCGACAATACCAAAAGTTGAAGGGGGTCAGATGATGGTTGCTGCTTTTGTTGGTACAACCATGGCTGCAGCTACGTTTCTTTCAAGGCCACTTTTTGTGAAGGGAAAAGGTTGGACAATAAAAAATCGTTCGCAACAAAAGAAAGATGCAATAATTGCAGCTTCGCTTGTTTTTTTTATAAGTGCATCTGTAATGGCTGTAGCTTGTGGGGCTTTATTTCATCAAGGGAAACCAGTAACCCAAGTATTGGATATGGTGAATACATTAGAACCCGTTGCTGGTAAATTTGCCCTTACACTTTTCTTTTTTGGAACTTTAAGTGCTGGCTTATCATCAATTTTTCCATGTTTACTAATTGCTCCAATATTATTGGCAGATTATCAATCAGGGGAGTTAGATACTAGTTCAAAACAATTTAGAATAATTACGGCAATAGCCTCATTATTTGCGCTGATAGTTCCTGTATATGGAGCTAATCCCATTCAAATGCAAATACTATCTCAAGTGTTTAATGTGTTTGTTTTGCCATTGGTGATATTAGGAATAATACTTCTTATAAATAACAAGAATTTAATGACTAAGTATAAGGCGGGAGTTTGGCTTAATTTAGGACTTTTTGCTGCACTTTTCTTTTCTTGCGTAATTTCTTATAATGGCGTTGTAGCATTGCTAGATTATTTCTAG
- a CDS encoding FadR/GntR family transcriptional regulator, with protein MKLEILTRTENQEIQNEIIIQLRDLMNNKNLEPGDKLPSERMLSDKFDVSRSNVREAIQKLEFYGILISKPQSGTFVADIGQIAMNGMVNDILRLEEPDFKSLVETRILLELKTVRLAARRRTDADLKQLKSALDAYREKVEKGEDAVQEDLLFHLAIAKASGNSTMNTFMLIITPEILTNFEKYHVCDKNMAFRGIEEHQDIFDAIKEQNPQLAKAKMKVHFKNLYQFCYNI; from the coding sequence ATGAAATTAGAAATCCTCACAAGGACAGAAAATCAGGAAATACAAAATGAGATTATAATACAGCTTAGAGATTTAATGAATAATAAAAATCTTGAGCCTGGTGATAAATTACCATCAGAAAGAATGCTGTCAGATAAATTCGACGTTAGTCGAAGCAATGTTCGAGAGGCGATTCAAAAATTAGAATTTTATGGAATTTTAATCTCAAAGCCTCAAAGTGGAACCTTTGTAGCAGATATAGGTCAGATTGCTATGAACGGTATGGTGAATGATATTCTTCGCCTAGAAGAGCCAGATTTTAAATCATTAGTAGAAACGAGAATTCTTTTAGAACTAAAAACCGTAAGGCTTGCTGCTAGAAGAAGAACAGATGCAGATTTAAAGCAATTGAAAAGTGCTTTGGATGCTTATCGTGAAAAGGTCGAGAAAGGTGAAGATGCAGTACAGGAAGATTTGCTATTTCATTTGGCAATCGCAAAAGCTAGCGGAAATAGTACTATGAACACTTTCATGCTTATTATTACACCAGAAATACTTACAAATTTTGAGAAGTACCATGTTTGCGATAAGAATATGGCATTTAGAGGCATAGAAGAGCATCAAGATATTTTTGATGCTATAAAGGAACAGAATCCGCAATTGGCGAAAGCAAAAATGAAAGTTCATTTTAAGAACCTATATCAATTTTGCTATAACATTTAG
- a CDS encoding polysaccharide lyase family 7 protein, which yields MIINNILRFCKSTIVHCFFAFVMVFTVSSCSNDAEVAEEEIVQEEEVVEEETEEVPEPDEEVVVEEEQVEGVDFFLPNINLSNWKVTLPIGSPDEVEPPEIVDYATDERLLPYMYNDSLDGSLVFYTSPGSSTANSSYSRTELREQMVPGSNSTNWTFTEGGRMKGTLSVPEITTDAGGDFHRTLVMQIHGRLTNAQRDLIGEDDNNAPPMLKIYWQKGKVRVLTKKLKDLDATDEEILHTDAWEDNEGHTFSENIGNNTFTLEIIASDGRLEVILNETDSVVYEDIHMQKWSVFENYFKAGNYLQTLDAGASAKVKYYELEVTHE from the coding sequence ATGATTATAAATAATATTTTACGTTTTTGTAAATCAACGATAGTACATTGCTTTTTTGCCTTTGTAATGGTATTTACCGTTTCTAGTTGTAGTAACGATGCAGAAGTAGCTGAAGAGGAGATTGTTCAGGAAGAAGAAGTGGTTGAGGAAGAAACAGAAGAAGTTCCTGAACCAGATGAAGAAGTAGTTGTTGAAGAAGAACAGGTAGAAGGGGTGGACTTTTTTTTACCAAATATAAATTTGAGTAATTGGAAAGTAACACTACCAATTGGTAGTCCAGATGAGGTTGAGCCACCGGAGATTGTAGATTATGCTACAGATGAAAGATTGTTGCCATACATGTACAATGATTCCTTAGATGGCTCTTTGGTGTTTTATACATCACCAGGTTCGTCTACAGCTAATTCATCATATTCAAGAACAGAGCTAAGAGAGCAAATGGTGCCTGGTAGTAATAGTACTAATTGGACTTTTACAGAAGGTGGTCGAATGAAAGGGACTTTATCAGTTCCGGAAATTACTACAGATGCTGGTGGTGATTTTCATAGAACTTTGGTTATGCAAATTCATGGTAGATTAACAAATGCCCAAAGAGATTTAATAGGGGAAGACGATAATAATGCTCCTCCAATGTTAAAAATTTATTGGCAGAAAGGCAAAGTAAGAGTACTTACTAAAAAGCTTAAAGATCTTGATGCTACAGACGAAGAGATTTTACATACAGATGCATGGGAAGATAATGAAGGACATACGTTCTCAGAGAATATAGGAAATAATACATTTACTCTAGAGATTATTGCCTCAGACGGAAGGTTGGAAGTGATTTTAAATGAAACCGATTCCGTTGTCTATGAAGATATCCATATGCAAAAGTGGAGCGTTTTTGAAAACTATTTTAAAGCGGGTAACTATTTACAAACCCTAGATGCAGGTGCATCTGCCAAAGTTAAATATTACGAATTAGAAGTCACGCATGAGTGA
- a CDS encoding polysaccharide lyase family 7 protein: MQNTRKGILVFMVLLFLSVNATSQNQKSSVSESDVNIKKSKKKKKKVKLPEIDLSNWKVTIPEGGGKGGAISVEPPEILNYATNDILKPYMYNDSTKRALTFYAYPTTATTANTKYSRSELREQMVPGDDNVNWTFKQGGTLKAKLSVDDVSRDTNGRYHKVIILQIHGRLTNDQKELIKQKDNNAPPVLKIYWQNGKIRVKTKKLKYADVNSTGILHEEAWTDDEGFNFQEEVGFGKFQIEVKVTDGKMVVSLNKTEYAVYNDFNMKRWGVFENYFKAGNYFQSRDEGSFAKVSFYELEVKH; encoded by the coding sequence ATGCAAAACACCCGAAAAGGAATATTGGTATTTATGGTATTACTATTTCTATCTGTAAACGCTACTTCTCAAAATCAGAAAAGTAGCGTTTCAGAATCGGATGTAAATATCAAAAAATCTAAGAAGAAGAAAAAGAAGGTTAAGCTTCCAGAAATTGATTTAAGTAACTGGAAGGTTACTATTCCAGAAGGTGGTGGTAAAGGAGGGGCAATTAGTGTAGAGCCACCAGAAATTTTGAACTACGCTACAAATGACATATTGAAGCCTTATATGTATAATGATTCTACTAAAAGAGCATTAACGTTTTATGCTTATCCAACTACAGCGACCACAGCAAATACTAAATATTCTAGGTCAGAATTAAGGGAGCAAATGGTTCCAGGAGATGATAATGTCAATTGGACATTTAAGCAAGGTGGTACTTTAAAAGCAAAACTTTCAGTTGATGATGTTTCTCGAGATACGAATGGAAGATATCATAAAGTGATTATTTTGCAAATACATGGTCGATTGACTAACGATCAAAAAGAATTAATAAAACAAAAAGACAATAATGCACCGCCTGTATTAAAGATATATTGGCAGAATGGTAAAATTAGAGTCAAAACAAAAAAATTAAAATATGCCGATGTAAATTCTACTGGCATATTACATGAAGAAGCTTGGACAGATGACGAAGGCTTTAATTTTCAAGAAGAGGTTGGCTTCGGTAAATTTCAAATTGAAGTAAAAGTTACAGATGGTAAAATGGTGGTCTCATTAAATAAAACTGAATATGCCGTTTATAACGATTTCAATATGAAAAGATGGGGAGTATTTGAAAATTACTTTAAAGCAGGTAATTATTTTCAAAGCAGAGATGAAGGTTCATTTGCCAAGGTCAGTTTTTATGAACTTGAGGTGAAGCATTAA